The following are encoded together in the Sphaerodactylus townsendi isolate TG3544 linkage group LG14, MPM_Stown_v2.3, whole genome shotgun sequence genome:
- the IRX5 gene encoding iroquois-class homeodomain protein IRX-5: protein MSYPQSYLYQPSASLALYSCPAYSTSVISGPRTDELGRSSSGSAFSPYAGSTAFSAHSPGYNSHLQYSTDPAAAAAAAFSSYVGSPYEHTPGMAGSLGYHPYAAPLGSYPYGDPAYRKNATRDATATLKAWLNEHRKNPYPTKGEKIMLAIITKMTLTQVSTWFANARRRLKKENKMTWTPRNRSEDEEEEENIDLEKNDEEEGQKLEEKGDPEAPETGGLEQKASAPGKDPDGALSDSDCKEAAEEAPSKGAPGCSPPLAHCGPARLLLQAHQPPLTAGGGGEDPPAAHPLTLHYRPPSTELHPGLPSNNVTSVIHGPQPPAQALSKPKLWSLAEIATSADKGKEGAGGEAALQAPPGLGGPTGSAQPPPSRSPSAAQCPFPNGAAVLSRPLYYASPFYAGYTNYGSFGPLHGAGSTGNGSSPFNGLSQTLLNRAEVLAKETKALRSQAHLELGKEAPYELKKGTSHI from the exons ATGTCGTATCCTCAAAGCTATTTGTACCAGCCGTCGGCGTCTCTGGCTCTCTACTCGTGCCCGGCTTACAGCACCAGCGTCATCTCGGGGCCCCGGACGGATGAGTTGGGCCGCTCGTCGTCCGGCTCGGCTTTCTCCCCTTACGCCGGCTCGACCGCCTTCAGCGCCCACTCGCCCGGCTACAACTCCCATCTCCAGTACAGCACGGatccagcggcggcggcggcggcggctttcTCCTCTTACGTG GGCTCCCCCTACGAGCACACGCCCGGCATGGCGGGCTCCTTGGGCTACCACCCTTACGCGGCCCCCTTGGGGTCCTACCCCTACGGGGACCCGGCCTACCGCAAGAACGCGACCCGCGACGCCACGGCCACCCTCAAGGCCTGGCTGAACGAGCACCGCAAGAACCCCTACCCCACCAAAGGCGAGAAGATCATGCTGGCCATCATCACCAAGATGaccctcacccaggtctccacCTGGTTCGCCAACGCCCGCCGGAGGCTCAAGAAGGAGAACAAGATGACCTGGACGCCCCGGAACCGGagcgaggacgaggaggaggaggagaacatcGACTTGGAGAAGAACGACGAGGAGGAAGGCCAGAAGCTGGAGGAGAAGGGCGACCCCGAGGCCCCGGAGACAG gaggCCTGGAGCAGAAGGCATCGGCGCCGGGCAAAGACCCCGACGGCGCCCTGAGCGACTCGGATTGCAAAGAAGCCGCGGAAGAGGCTCCGTCGAAGGGCGCCCCCGGGTGCTCCCCGCCTTTGGCGCACTGCGGCCCGGCCCGGCTGCTGCTCCAGGCGCACCAGCCGCCCTTGACGGCGGGCGGAGGGGGAGAGGACCCCCCGGCGGCCCACCCGCTGACCCTCCACTACAGACCCCCTTCCACGGAGCTGCACCCGGGGCTGCCCTCCAACAACGTCACGTCGGTCATCCACGGGCCCCAGCCCCCTGCCCAGGCGCTCTCCAAGCCCAAACTGTGGTCCCTGGCGGAGATCGCCACGTCGGCGGACAAAGGCAAAGAGGGGGCCGGCGGCGAGGCGGCCCTGCAGGCTCCGCCGGGCTTGGGAGGGCCCACCGGCTCGGCCCAGCCCCCGCCGTCGAGGTCGCCGTCGGCCGCGCAGTGCCCCTTCCCCAACGGCGCCGCGGTCCTCTCCCGGCCGCTCTACTACGCCAGCCCTTTTTACGCGGGTTACACGAACTACGGCTCTTTCGGACCCCTCCACGGCGCCGGCTCGACGGGCAACGGGAGCTCGCCTTTTAACGGATTAAGCCAGACTCTTTTGAACCGGGCGGAGGTTTTGGCCAAGGAGACGAAGGCGCTGCGGAGTCAGGCGCACCTCGAACTGGGCAAAGAGGCGCCTTACGAGCTGAAGAAAGGTACGTCCCATATTTAA